One Curtobacterium sp. MCLR17_032 genomic window carries:
- a CDS encoding threonine/serine exporter family protein, whose protein sequence is MVGIGSALTNLRDALRRPEAHVEVIDGETVPIGMLLGTLGALLLDAGSSVTDVRSALEKTRDAAGVDGLAIGVLPALVIVSEAATGAATIVNAEGIELSFRQSARANRLVLGLERGAIALAEIPARVRSIRQGTRPPAPLPWVLGNALTSAGLAVVFRCPWWAVLVALAVGALVGVIGLLLRRFREAIAVVPFLAAFCATAVVGLVAASTGFDHVPLYAVCAPVAVFVPGALITNALLELTAADIVTGSARLMQGLIMLGFMAAGIAAGSAVTGLHVDPTSAALVGEVAGIGTDRAGWEAVPPLWASWVAVVVLATGISLVFGSGWRLTAASVVVMVTAYAVVSWLTPFSGSVVATGLAAALLFVATRVLERIVPVIPATVSFRPAFLLLVPGTVGLVALSTFDAGALATPLATFISLCVGTKIGGLLPGLFARSAPTH, encoded by the coding sequence GTGGTCGGGATCGGGAGCGCGCTGACGAACCTCCGGGACGCCCTCCGGCGCCCCGAGGCCCACGTCGAGGTCATCGACGGCGAGACCGTCCCGATCGGCATGCTCCTCGGCACGCTCGGCGCCCTGCTGCTGGACGCCGGGAGCTCGGTCACCGACGTCCGCTCGGCCCTCGAGAAGACCCGCGACGCCGCCGGGGTCGACGGCCTGGCGATCGGCGTCCTGCCGGCGCTGGTGATCGTCAGCGAGGCGGCCACCGGTGCCGCCACCATCGTGAACGCCGAGGGCATCGAACTGTCGTTCCGGCAGTCCGCACGCGCGAACCGCCTGGTCCTCGGACTCGAACGGGGCGCCATCGCCCTGGCCGAGATCCCCGCACGGGTCCGCAGCATCCGGCAGGGCACCCGTCCGCCGGCGCCGCTGCCCTGGGTGCTCGGCAACGCGCTGACGTCGGCTGGCCTGGCGGTCGTGTTCCGCTGCCCGTGGTGGGCGGTCCTGGTCGCGCTGGCGGTCGGCGCCCTCGTCGGTGTGATCGGTCTGCTGCTCCGGCGCTTCCGGGAGGCCATCGCCGTCGTCCCGTTCCTCGCGGCGTTCTGTGCGACCGCGGTCGTCGGGCTCGTAGCCGCGAGCACCGGGTTCGACCACGTCCCCCTCTACGCCGTCTGCGCCCCGGTCGCGGTGTTCGTGCCGGGAGCGCTGATCACCAACGCCCTGCTCGAGCTCACCGCGGCGGACATCGTCACCGGCTCGGCCCGGCTGATGCAGGGCCTCATCATGCTCGGCTTCATGGCGGCGGGCATCGCGGCCGGCAGCGCCGTCACCGGTCTGCACGTCGACCCGACCTCGGCGGCCCTGGTCGGTGAGGTCGCCGGCATCGGCACGGACCGCGCCGGGTGGGAGGCCGTGCCACCACTGTGGGCGTCCTGGGTCGCCGTCGTGGTCCTGGCGACCGGCATCAGCCTGGTCTTCGGGTCGGGCTGGCGGCTCACCGCGGCCTCGGTCGTCGTGATGGTCACCGCCTACGCGGTCGTCTCGTGGCTGACCCCGTTCAGCGGCAGCGTCGTCGCGACTGGGTTGGCCGCCGCACTGCTCTTCGTCGCGACGCGTGTGCTGGAGCGGATCGTGCCCGTCATCCCGGCGACGGTGTCCTTCCGTCCGGCGTTCCTGCTGCTCGTCCCGGGCACGGTCGGGCTGGTCGCGCTCTCGACCTTCGACGCCGGGGCCCTCGCGACGCCGCTCGCGACGTTCATCAGCCTCTGCGTCGGCACGAAGATCGGCGGCCTCCTGCCCGGCCTCTTCGCCCGCTCGGCCCCGACGCACTGA
- a CDS encoding AI-2E family transporter has product MAWGKKTHPDPVVEDSVPLGMRIAGAFSWRVLVVAGVIALFIWLMTIFSEILVPFLIGVVISALLVPISNRLQRWHVPKWLAVIISLLGGLAAVAALVWLVIDQIIASYPSLRDRTVSQYGNVRQFVLNSGFGISQKDVNQWLDEATKWVQDHSGTILSGVASAGSSATHVFEALFIILFTTIFLLIDGKNVWRWTVRLFPRKARATVDGAGVAGWITLTSFIRVQIFVAFVDAVGIGLGAFIVGLFFGGMPLVIPIAAIVFLGAFIPVVGAIVTGFLAVFVALIFNGPLAAVLVLGVVLLVQQIEGHILQPLVMGNAVKVHPLAVVLGVTAASGLAGISGAFFAVPLIATLNAMVTTIASGRWRGLDSDHVLEATPKRGQHGRIQLRRRRHQVGDDVPAPGSDDGPAAEPGTASTN; this is encoded by the coding sequence ATGGCATGGGGAAAGAAGACTCATCCCGACCCCGTGGTCGAGGACTCGGTACCGCTCGGCATGCGCATCGCGGGGGCGTTCTCGTGGCGCGTGCTCGTCGTCGCGGGCGTCATCGCCCTCTTCATCTGGCTGATGACGATCTTCAGCGAGATCCTCGTCCCCTTCCTCATCGGCGTCGTGATCTCCGCCCTGCTCGTGCCGATCTCGAACCGGCTGCAGCGCTGGCACGTCCCGAAGTGGCTCGCGGTGATCATCAGCCTGCTGGGCGGGCTCGCCGCGGTGGCCGCCCTGGTGTGGCTCGTGATCGACCAGATCATCGCCTCGTACCCGTCCCTCCGCGACCGCACGGTGTCCCAGTACGGCAACGTGCGGCAGTTCGTGCTCAACTCCGGATTCGGGATCTCACAGAAAGACGTCAACCAGTGGCTCGATGAAGCCACGAAGTGGGTGCAGGACCACTCGGGCACGATCCTGTCCGGCGTCGCGAGCGCCGGGTCGAGCGCCACGCACGTCTTCGAGGCGCTGTTCATCATCCTCTTCACCACGATCTTCCTGCTCATCGACGGCAAGAACGTCTGGCGCTGGACCGTCCGACTCTTCCCGCGCAAGGCCCGCGCGACCGTCGACGGTGCGGGTGTCGCCGGCTGGATCACCCTGACGAGCTTCATCCGGGTGCAGATCTTCGTCGCGTTCGTCGACGCAGTCGGCATCGGTCTCGGCGCCTTCATCGTCGGGCTGTTCTTCGGCGGCATGCCCCTGGTGATCCCGATCGCCGCGATCGTGTTCCTCGGCGCGTTCATCCCGGTCGTCGGTGCGATCGTCACGGGCTTCCTGGCCGTCTTCGTCGCGCTCATCTTCAACGGGCCGCTCGCCGCCGTCCTGGTGCTCGGCGTCGTCCTGCTCGTCCAGCAGATCGAGGGCCACATCCTGCAGCCGCTCGTGATGGGCAACGCGGTCAAGGTGCACCCGCTGGCCGTAGTGCTCGGCGTGACCGCAGCCTCCGGTCTCGCCGGCATCTCCGGTGCGTTCTTCGCCGTCCCGCTCATCGCCACCCTGAACGCCATGGTCACGACCATCGCGAGCGGGCGCTGGCGGGGGCTCGACTCCGACCACGTCCTCGAGGCCACCCCGAAGCGCGGCCAACACGGGCGCATCCAGCTGCGGCGACGGCGGCACCAGGTCGGCGACGACGTCCCGGCGCCGGGCTCCGACGACGGTCCGGCCGCCGAGCCGGGCACCGCCAGCACCAACTGA
- a CDS encoding Ig-like domain-containing protein: MDTAGDNVQHQDVRGDARRRRPRRTAARLLVAALGLTLLPLASVPALATTLPGADTTTGSGTATATGTTGSGTTAGTGSSTEDGTGTDPGNSDAAKPAPVFSNPVPAPGAGDAASPAPTPSPTPPSGSTPTAPTIVDPGDITTALARFSGRATPGHQVRVAEPAVPSASVCRALTSTAGSWSCVGTVRSGPAQVFTVLDTTASALPSADAAPSDVIVPPTIDARRPTTGTVTGTGHPGATVTVSRSGSTAVLTAVVTAAGTWTARWGSGASAPAEGTVSVSATQTASTATGYRSDLRSAASAARTLVVDRTAPAAPRITAPAGSGAVGPQRVRIAGTAEPQTVVTAYVDSTAVCRASVAADGTWSCRVADSLRAGTHEIRAVAQDEAGNTSAAASATTFRVTGDASATPTTSTPGATPGSGAGSGTPGGGTHGGGTHGSGPGSADSTTGPTSGSGAGPTGGTGPTDGTGTGTSGDGTPGSALPGGGPSSHAGGPDWTGPAGDWTVATGYDHAVPTIQSAFSWRTLAIAGGVAAAFLLLVAGPGRVLAGALRGRIPFGAARFTGRNRTRSERRRGDDAVASWVTVTIGIAVAGLLALLGTGIALEARYVRLAIGVVAGVAVLSAAVVLATRWTAGEDRHTVTYRLSPGLLLAAVLASGLTRAGDLSPALVVGVLLVPVARTDLDTAALHLGRSVAACARSATWRSVALLVLAVVGWVLHSVTPSVGFAGSLVSEFASTLCVGGLGSLVVTLLPLRGTAGAALASVSRPRYAALAAVGVGLAAAVYSGAAGTHVPVAAMATGVGVVLVAAAAAWAWLRFDGPAVRS; encoded by the coding sequence ATGGACACGGCCGGGGACAACGTGCAGCACCAGGACGTCAGGGGTGACGCCCGTCGTCGACGACCCCGGAGGACCGCGGCACGCCTGCTGGTCGCGGCACTCGGTCTGACGCTCCTGCCCCTGGCATCCGTGCCCGCCCTCGCGACCACGCTCCCCGGAGCCGACACGACCACGGGCAGCGGGACCGCCACGGCGACCGGCACCACGGGCAGCGGGACCACCGCGGGTACCGGCTCCTCCACCGAAGACGGCACCGGCACCGATCCGGGCAACAGCGACGCCGCGAAGCCCGCCCCCGTCTTCTCGAACCCCGTGCCGGCCCCCGGCGCCGGGGACGCGGCGAGCCCCGCCCCGACGCCCTCCCCCACCCCGCCCTCCGGCAGTACCCCGACCGCGCCGACGATCGTCGACCCGGGGGACATCACCACCGCCCTCGCCCGCTTCTCCGGACGGGCGACCCCCGGGCACCAGGTGCGGGTCGCCGAACCCGCCGTCCCCTCGGCCTCGGTCTGCCGTGCCCTCACGAGCACCGCCGGCTCGTGGTCCTGCGTCGGGACGGTGCGCTCCGGCCCCGCGCAGGTCTTCACCGTCCTCGACACGACGGCCTCCGCCCTGCCGAGTGCCGACGCCGCTCCGTCGGACGTCATCGTGCCGCCGACCATCGACGCCCGACGGCCCACCACGGGGACGGTCACCGGGACGGGCCACCCCGGCGCCACGGTCACCGTCAGCCGGTCCGGTTCCACCGCGGTGCTGACCGCCGTCGTCACCGCTGCCGGCACATGGACTGCCCGGTGGGGATCCGGTGCGAGCGCCCCGGCCGAGGGCACCGTCAGTGTCAGCGCCACCCAGACCGCGAGCACCGCCACCGGGTACCGGTCGGACCTCCGGAGCGCCGCCTCCGCCGCGCGGACCCTCGTCGTCGACCGGACCGCGCCCGCTGCGCCACGGATCACCGCGCCGGCCGGATCCGGCGCCGTCGGTCCTCAGCGCGTGCGCATCGCGGGGACCGCCGAACCACAGACGGTCGTCACCGCGTACGTCGACTCGACCGCGGTGTGCCGGGCGTCGGTCGCTGCGGACGGGACGTGGTCCTGCCGGGTCGCGGACAGCCTCCGCGCCGGCACGCACGAGATCCGGGCGGTCGCACAGGACGAAGCGGGCAACACCTCGGCGGCCGCGAGCGCCACCACCTTCCGGGTCACCGGCGACGCGTCCGCGACCCCGACGACCAGCACGCCCGGGGCGACCCCCGGCAGCGGAGCCGGCAGCGGCACCCCCGGTGGCGGGACGCACGGCGGTGGGACGCACGGCAGCGGACCCGGCAGCGCCGACAGCACCACCGGCCCGACCAGCGGGTCCGGCGCAGGCCCGACCGGCGGCACCGGACCGACGGACGGCACCGGCACGGGCACCAGCGGCGACGGGACCCCCGGCAGCGCACTGCCCGGTGGAGGCCCGAGCAGCCACGCCGGCGGCCCCGACTGGACGGGTCCCGCCGGTGACTGGACCGTCGCGACCGGGTACGACCACGCCGTCCCCACCATCCAGTCCGCGTTCTCGTGGCGCACCCTCGCCATCGCCGGCGGGGTCGCCGCCGCGTTCCTCCTGCTCGTCGCCGGCCCGGGGCGGGTCCTCGCCGGTGCCCTGCGCGGACGGATCCCGTTCGGTGCAGCCCGCTTCACCGGCCGGAACCGCACCCGCTCGGAACGCCGCCGCGGTGACGACGCCGTGGCGAGCTGGGTCACCGTCACGATCGGGATCGCCGTCGCCGGTCTGCTCGCCCTCCTCGGCACCGGCATCGCCCTCGAGGCCCGCTACGTCCGTCTCGCGATCGGCGTCGTCGCCGGAGTCGCGGTGCTCAGTGCGGCCGTCGTCCTCGCCACCCGCTGGACCGCGGGCGAGGACCGCCACACCGTCACGTACCGGCTCTCCCCCGGCCTGCTCCTCGCCGCGGTCCTGGCGAGCGGGCTGACCCGTGCCGGCGACCTCTCCCCCGCCCTCGTCGTCGGCGTCCTGCTGGTGCCGGTGGCCCGGACCGACCTCGACACCGCCGCCCTGCACCTCGGCCGCAGCGTCGCCGCCTGCGCGCGGAGCGCCACCTGGCGATCGGTCGCGCTGCTCGTCCTCGCGGTCGTCGGCTGGGTCCTGCACAGCGTCACCCCGTCCGTCGGCTTCGCCGGATCGCTCGTCTCCGAGTTCGCCAGCACCCTCTGCGTCGGTGGCCTCGGCTCGCTGGTCGTCACGCTGCTGCCCCTCCGCGGGACGGCGGGCGCCGCACTCGCCTCGGTCTCCCGGCCCCGGTACGCGGCCCTCGCGGCGGTCGGCGTCGGTCTCGCCGCCGCGGTCTACTCCGGTGCGGCCGGCACGCACGTCCCGGTCGCCGCGATGGCGACCGGTGTCGGCGTGGTCCTGGTCGCGGCAGCTGCTGCCTGGGCATGGCTCCGGTTCGACGGGCCCGCCGTCCGGTCCTGA
- a CDS encoding crosslink repair DNA glycosylase YcaQ family protein: MVRTTLSAAEARRVALAAQGFGRAPTTGSTALAPTRAVSAGLARLGVLQIDSVNVFERSHYLPLFARLGPYDKSALDRLTLTQRSPWIEYWAHEAAFVPRDDLRLFRWRMDAYRQRDTTNPLRIAGVEQTARVRTELLTLLAAEGPMPASAVEHESNVRRGPWWGWSDVKHGLEQLFRWGNVVSAGRAGFERVYALPEQVLPSGYFAAAPDRADAVRELVRRSARAVGVGTRADLADHHRLRSDDTAAAITELQDAGELVPVSVEGWRDRAWMHVDARVPRRVEVDAVLSPFDPVVWFRPRAERLFGFHYRIEIYTPAPKRVFGYYVLPVLQDDALVGRIDLKSDRQRGVLHVRTAWHEPGARIDVERLAALLRRTAAWQGLDGVEVTDRGTAAGALRAALGVVPIG, translated from the coding sequence ATGGTCAGGACCACGCTCTCCGCCGCCGAGGCCCGCCGGGTCGCCCTGGCCGCGCAGGGGTTCGGCCGGGCGCCGACGACCGGTTCGACCGCCCTCGCGCCGACCCGGGCGGTGTCGGCCGGCCTCGCCCGACTCGGGGTCCTGCAGATCGACTCGGTGAACGTCTTCGAGCGCAGTCACTACCTGCCGCTCTTCGCTCGCCTGGGTCCCTACGACAAGAGCGCCCTCGACCGGTTGACGCTGACGCAGCGCAGCCCGTGGATCGAGTACTGGGCGCACGAGGCCGCCTTCGTCCCCCGCGACGACCTCCGGCTGTTCCGGTGGCGGATGGACGCGTACCGGCAGCGCGACACCACGAACCCACTGCGCATCGCCGGCGTCGAGCAGACCGCTCGGGTCCGGACCGAGCTGCTGACCCTGCTCGCCGCCGAGGGGCCGATGCCCGCGAGCGCCGTCGAACACGAGTCGAACGTCCGACGGGGTCCGTGGTGGGGCTGGAGCGACGTGAAGCACGGGCTCGAACAGCTCTTCCGCTGGGGTAACGTCGTCAGTGCCGGACGCGCCGGGTTCGAGCGGGTCTACGCGCTGCCGGAGCAGGTGCTGCCGTCGGGGTACTTCGCAGCCGCCCCCGACCGGGCCGACGCCGTGCGGGAGCTCGTCCGCCGTTCGGCCCGTGCCGTCGGTGTCGGCACCCGTGCAGATCTGGCCGACCACCACCGGCTGCGCTCCGACGACACCGCTGCCGCGATCACCGAGCTGCAGGACGCCGGCGAACTGGTGCCGGTGTCGGTCGAGGGGTGGCGCGACCGGGCATGGATGCACGTGGACGCCCGGGTGCCCCGCCGGGTCGAGGTCGACGCCGTGCTCAGCCCCTTCGACCCGGTGGTGTGGTTCCGTCCCCGGGCCGAGCGGCTGTTCGGCTTCCACTACCGGATCGAGATCTACACACCGGCACCGAAGCGGGTGTTCGGGTACTACGTGCTGCCGGTGCTGCAGGACGACGCCCTGGTCGGTCGGATCGACCTGAAGAGCGACCGGCAGCGCGGTGTGCTGCACGTCCGGACGGCCTGGCACGAGCCCGGAGCGCGGATCGACGTCGAGCGGTTGGCCGCGTTGCTGCGGCGGACGGCCGCGTGGCAGGGGCTCGACGGGGTCGAGGTCACCGACCGCGGGACAGCGGCCGGGGCCCTGCGGGCAGCGCTCGGGGTCGTGCCGATCGGGTGA
- a CDS encoding LemA family protein has protein sequence MDTGVVTTLIVIGVVVVVLVVIGIWFWSSQKSLTALQHRVDTAWAEIAAHLQERAELIPTIVDTVQGHAAHEKSAITAVTDARAETLAARDAVAASAAEGHMQKALKGVFRIAEGYPQLQSSQSFLELQSRLVSTEDKIQSARRHYNGGVRELNTKVQSFPASSIAKRRGVGQAPFFETAEPAAIAEPPRVQF, from the coding sequence ATGGACACCGGAGTCGTCACGACACTCATCGTGATCGGCGTTGTGGTCGTCGTCCTCGTGGTGATCGGGATCTGGTTCTGGTCGAGCCAGAAGTCCCTCACCGCGCTGCAGCACCGCGTCGACACCGCCTGGGCCGAGATCGCCGCCCACCTGCAGGAACGCGCCGAACTCATCCCCACCATCGTGGACACCGTGCAGGGTCATGCCGCGCACGAGAAGTCGGCGATCACGGCCGTGACCGACGCCCGCGCCGAGACCCTGGCCGCGCGCGATGCCGTCGCCGCTTCGGCTGCGGAAGGGCACATGCAGAAGGCGCTGAAGGGTGTGTTCCGCATCGCCGAGGGGTACCCGCAGCTGCAGTCCAGCCAGTCGTTCCTCGAGCTCCAGTCGCGGCTGGTGTCCACGGAGGACAAGATCCAGTCCGCCCGCCGGCACTACAACGGCGGCGTGCGCGAGCTCAACACGAAGGTGCAGTCGTTCCCGGCCTCGAGCATCGCGAAGCGTCGCGGTGTCGGCCAGGCGCCGTTCTTCGAGACCGCCGAACCGGCTGCGATCGCCGAACCGCCGCGGGTGCAGTTCTAG